In Clostridium swellfunianum, a genomic segment contains:
- a CDS encoding site-specific integrase: protein MAEREYAISTIKNHRGVLNSLLKFMKEKNITKLTEEVGMDYIKCKTGTKLQGFWGSSDRKTGRVMKPVQNLLIFMETGELSFFIRSHIQPFICPPGFEKEYKQFQQEYQERNYADATIVCNNNIIHKLLTFLDEKGISNSGKITSVLISKFLANYEESKPKYVATVVYVLRNYLSFLKEAGFIKIDIASSLPHIRILRNAFIPYSWKTEDVKKLLSIIDRGDPKGKRDFAILLLIVRLGLRVSDIRRMQLSNLNWSRKTISIIMQKTCKAIELPILDDIGWALIDYLKNGRPRTASNRIFVRHRAPFDAFGENECFQRELRRYMEAAGINIPSGVICGMHSLRSTLAKNMLEAKAPLSVISETLGHQSINTTSIYIKIDIEGLRKCALDPEEVFQ from the coding sequence ATGGCAGAACGCGAATATGCCATTTCCACCATCAAAAATCATCGAGGTGTACTTAACAGCCTCCTAAAGTTCATGAAGGAAAAAAACATCACAAAATTAACAGAAGAGGTTGGAATGGATTATATTAAGTGTAAAACTGGCACTAAACTCCAGGGATTCTGGGGGTCTTCCGACCGTAAAACAGGTAGGGTGATGAAACCTGTTCAAAATCTTCTAATCTTTATGGAAACTGGCGAACTATCCTTCTTTATTCGATCACATATACAACCATTTATTTGTCCACCTGGCTTTGAGAAAGAATATAAGCAGTTTCAACAAGAATATCAAGAACGTAATTATGCAGATGCAACTATAGTATGTAACAATAACATAATACATAAACTTCTCACTTTCCTTGATGAAAAAGGTATATCTAATTCAGGCAAGATCACATCAGTTCTTATTTCTAAGTTTTTAGCTAACTATGAAGAATCAAAACCAAAGTATGTAGCCACTGTTGTATATGTGTTGCGTAACTATTTATCTTTCCTGAAGGAAGCAGGATTTATAAAAATAGATATTGCCTCATCTTTACCGCATATAAGAATCCTACGGAATGCCTTTATTCCTTACTCATGGAAAACAGAAGATGTAAAAAAACTATTGTCCATTATTGATAGGGGAGACCCGAAGGGTAAGCGTGACTTTGCAATACTGCTTCTCATTGTTCGTCTTGGTTTAAGAGTTAGTGACATCCGCAGGATGCAGCTTTCCAATTTGAATTGGAGTCGTAAGACAATCAGTATTATAATGCAAAAAACCTGTAAAGCAATAGAGTTGCCGATTCTAGATGATATAGGTTGGGCGCTCATTGATTATCTTAAGAATGGCCGCCCTAGAACAGCGAGTAACAGGATATTTGTCAGACATAGAGCTCCTTTTGATGCCTTCGGCGAAAACGAGTGTTTTCAAAGAGAACTGCGCCGCTACATGGAGGCAGCGGGGATTAATATTCCATCTGGTGTCATTTGTGGTATGCATTCACTAAGAAGCACCTTAGCCAAAAATATGCTTGAAGCGAAAGCTCCTTTGTCAGTAATTTCAGAAACACTGGGCCATCAGAGTATAAACACAACCAGTATCTACATTAAGATAGATATTGAAGGGCTGAGAAAATGTGCCTTAGATCCGGAGGAGGTGTTCCAGTAA
- a CDS encoding RHS repeat-associated core domain-containing protein produces MNSRYYNPEWGRFINADTIVGEVGELLSHNMFAYCNNDPVNMEDPDGDIAWWVGAAIGGALFDSAVYLFQHRNEGFSWSGLGKAAATGALTGVAFASAGKFVAKGVKAVVSSRKAKAIMQAVCFTGDTPILTKDGYKPIKEIEVGDEVYSENPETGEKGLNKVTNVFINETDKLIHVYIDGER; encoded by the coding sequence TTGAATTCAAGGTATTATAACCCAGAGTGGGGTCGCTTCATAAATGCTGATACAATAGTAGGAGAAGTAGGAGAACTGCTATCTCATAACATGTTTGCATACTGCAACAATGACCCAGTAAACATGGAAGACCCAGATGGGGATATAGCATGGTGGGTTGGAGCGGCTATAGGTGGAGCACTATTTGATTCTGCTGTGTATCTGTTCCAGCATAGAAATGAAGGATTTAGTTGGAGCGGATTAGGAAAAGCAGCTGCAACAGGTGCACTTACAGGCGTAGCCTTTGCTAGTGCAGGAAAATTCGTTGCAAAAGGTGTCAAAGCAGTAGTTTCTTCTAGAAAAGCTAAAGCTATTATGCAGGCTGTATGCTTCACAGGAGATACACCTATTCTAACAAAGGATGGGTATAAGCCAATAAAAGAGATTGAGGTTGGCGATGAAGTATATTCTGAAAATCCTGAGACTGGTGAAAAGGGATTAAACAAGGTTACAAATGTATTTATTAACGAGACTGATAAGTTAATACATGTGTATATAGACGGTGAGAGATAA
- a CDS encoding polymorphic toxin-type HINT domain-containing protein: protein MKTTSEHPFWVVGEGWVGAEDLRPADKVLLYSGKIADVEQVTVEDLDEVIKVYNFEVEDWHTYFVSKQNVLVHNDCSATIKWTNHGFKHFPQKNLSWSAIVKSTKNGPAKYIKGINIESFERTAWQQGTKVTNGKTWRVMKFDKIIGASGGVETQYMRVEMSAGTIHGHPITRAEYLSLIK from the coding sequence ATAAAGACAACATCAGAGCATCCTTTCTGGGTAGTTGGTGAAGGCTGGGTAGGAGCAGAAGATTTAAGACCAGCAGATAAGGTATTACTATACTCAGGTAAGATAGCTGATGTTGAGCAGGTAACTGTAGAGGACTTGGACGAAGTAATAAAGGTATACAACTTTGAGGTTGAGGATTGGCATACTTACTTTGTATCAAAGCAGAATGTTTTAGTTCATAATGACTGTTCAGCTACGATAAAATGGACTAACCATGGATTTAAACATTTTCCACAAAAGAATCTAAGTTGGTCAGCAATTGTTAAGTCAACTAAAAATGGTCCAGCAAAGTATATAAAGGGAATAAATATTGAATCATTTGAGCGAACAGCTTGGCAACAGGGTACTAAAGTAACGAATGGTAAGACATGGAGGGTAATGAAATTTGACAAGATTATAGGTGCAAGTGGTGGAGTTGAAACGCAGTACATGAGAGTTGAAATGAGTGCTGGAACTATTCACGGACATCCTATTACACGAGCTGAATATTTAAGTTTGATAAAGTAA